CTTTGGTGAAGAGCACCAACAAGTGACTTTTAAATCTGGTCTCCATCTGCATTAGAGAGGaagacaacaaacacaaacgaAATCCGGCAGATCCCCGTGAAGGAGAGTGGCGCGGACGATAGGCAACGATCACAGCAATGCTCTAGCGTCAGAGGGAGAAAAGCGAAACCTTCCTCTGCTCTgtgatccatccatccacaggcttggagggagggatgaaagggagggaagtagaaggggggaaagggatgagagggagagatggagcgcGATGAGAGGGGGTTTTACCTCTGTAATCAAAGTATCTGGGGCAAACAGGCTGAGGAGACATCTCAAAGTTCCATGTATTTCAAACTATCTGCAACAATGAACTTCTCTATAGCTCTTATTCACCCAGAGAACCATCTGTGGTTCCACTTCTTATCTAAACTGGTCCTACTTGGAATGACATCATTTCAGATGTTTGGATCTCAATATTTAAGAGCTTTATATGGATGTACTCATACTTGAGTCCTCTACTAAGATGTTGAATGAgtctaaaaataaatatttgacaAATATTTGCAAACTTTGACAAATCTTTGGCATTGGAGAAGTTTTGTTTACAATTAATTCTGAAAATCTTATGACACTTTTATAATAGGGTTCATTTTCAGACATTCTTTCATAGTTGTCTGCACATTAGAAGTTTGGCTTGGATGGTCTTAAACTTGTAAGTCAACATGTAGATGTTTATGCTTTGCACAAGTACATGAGTAGGTGTGTGCTCTTTTtaaatgtgtggatgtgtatacatgtgtgcgtAATATAaatgtctctgagtgtgtgtgtggctgtgtgtttgtatgctagGTGAGGAGGTAGGGCCTGGCAGACCAGTGGGAGGCCAGCAGTGAAGGGCCGAGCTGGGTGAACTATTCTGCTCTTAGACTGGAGCATTTTCATGGAAATCATCTCTTTGGGGCCGGCAGGTTTTCAATGCACTAATTTACACATCAAAACAGCCCAGGAAAGGGATAGTgccgggggtggggtggagggagagctggGTAATGAAGGATGCTTTCTTTTCTATTTTCCCTGAGGGGGCTGGCAAGGTTTAGGGTCAGGAGGGAGGGGCTTCAGGAGGGTAATGATGGCCTTTAATCAGACACATGACCAGACTGAGGGGTTCCATTCACACTGCCAGTACACCACAGAGAgagggccagacacacacaggctctcagtGGGTAACACACCCACCGTTAATGAATAAAACATATTCTTCCTGACAACATAGTTAAAGAAACGCATACTGCTTAAAGACAAAGCCATACAATTCAGTCTGCAACACCAATGAATTGTAACAGTCTCAGAATAAGTACATTTTAAGCTCCAGAGGTACTTTTGATTAAGACAGAGGAAAAACGATGTATGCTCAGTATCAGACATCTGCAGATAGAAAGGCACAGCCAGGGGTGCCCAGCCTAACCAACCCCCTCGATCTAGCAGCCCTACATAGTATGAAAATGATGTGGGGGTGCAGTTTATAAGACTTTGTGCGATTGGTTGGTGCAGGCTTCAAGGACTGGTTTTATTGATTGACGTGGAGGGGAACCAATCAAGTACGTGTGGAGGGCAGGTGCTCATGTGGCGTCTGTATCCTGCCACCAATCTGAGGCCAAATGTCACACTATACAAACAAACATTGTGATTGGTTCTTGGAATCAGGAATTACACAGCAGTGTGTTGTATGTACTGAAAACAGAAATCAAATGATGTACTCGGTGTTAGAGCTAAAACGAAACGATACAAAAATCACCCTCATTTACCTACGTGCCAAGATATGATCTCTCTGACAGATCCCTGTCGTTCGAACCACCATGTTGTTTTTTCCTTCTCCACTTGTCACCAGGCCATGAACACCACCATGTCTTCAACACTGTTGCAGCTTTTTTTCCTATCTGTAGAAGCTACCACAAGTGGGACATGCTGTCTGTCAGTCATTGTGAGCCTTCGGCCTTCTTGAGTCACAACATCCCCGGAGTTTCAACTACAGAGGAAGCAGCTAGTTAACAGACACAAAACTGTGTCTGTGCTACACACTTCAAAGTACTTGGCAGCGTCCAGCTCCAAGCGATAATGTTTAAAACGATGCAAGGATGAAGTCTTTACATCATTCCATAACGTCATTCCACATATGTTGCTGGAGTTAACACAATTACAGACATAATAAACCAtttatgtctctctcacactccacaCTCTTTGGTAGACCCAGTAAACTACCTGTACAGGAAAATAAATTGGTACGTTTGGGGCTGATGCTGAGAATTTAAGTTGTGTAAATAATTTTTATAAAAATCTtgtaaagagaaaaaaaatgaacGTATTTAGATATCAACGTTATTCTATCCTACATGTGCCCAATAAAGACAAACCTAAAATTAGAACTGTAATCCAGTAGCAGACAGTGGGTTgctgggctgaagctgagaTCCTCTTCAAATTGGTCCAAGATCAAAGTGCAGAGTATTTGCATAGGGATCAAACAGTAGGCAAAGCGAGAGGCCACAATACTGAGTCTGCGAGGATTAAAAGACGCATTAATTAAATATCTTCTTCTGTGCACAGCTTCCATGTTTAAGAGATGATGGCACGTAACATCTCTTACCATGGTTTGTCACTCTATTCATTGAATATTCTCTTTGAGGATTATTGCAAAGCATGCCTCAAGGTAACCACATGTGCACTGGAACAGGAAACATCCATGTCCATGTTCATTTTTGCCTTAACACTCACACATTTAGAAAAAAGTGAAACCATATTTTAAAGCATTTTATTTATTCAACAACTTTGATAACAGGCACTTACTTTTCCTAGATCCTTTGTTTTCGGGCTTTAGTGGATGCATGTCTACTCAGATCAAACTGTTAAGGTCCCAAAGCAAACTTaagttaaatatatatatttatatacattAAATAGAACATTTAAACGTGTGTAGGGGGTTCCCTGTGGCTGGTTAAACAGATACATGTGTCCATGCAAAGTCCTGTTCCTTTTTGCAACAGTTTATTGCAATTATTACGAAGTTTACATTTGAAGTAACTGTCAACCGAGAACAATACTGAACAATTCCCCTTGAATCGAATACTGATTTAAGATGCTCACTCAGCGTCTGTGATGTGTCCCTTTGGCAAGGTGGAGCATTGACCGACAGCTCAATAAGACCCATCCTTCCTTTCAAGTCAGTTTAGCAGCTGCGCGCTCCCCCACGAGCACCCCACCCCGAGCCGTGTGGCGAGTCTCACACGTGCGTGGGGCTGTCCGAGTAAGGGTCCGCCTTGGCCATGTGGAGGACCACAGGGGCTTTGTAATAACAGTGGGTGCTGCTGCAGCTCACACTGCTGCACGGCTTCCTGTTAGTCCTGTCTGCCAGCTTCCTGCTGCACAGGCCCTGCCAGGTCTGCAGGGTCTTggagctccacacccacaccacgcTGGTGATGCCCACCACCAGGGACATGAAGATCTTCAGCATGAACACGGCCACCGTGGGCACAGACTCCTCCAGGGAGCAGTCCTCGTTCTTGCGGCCGGGGAAGGACAAGCACTTACTTTCGAGGCCCCGGAACTTCCAGTAGTCCATGTTGAGCCCCTCGTAGAAGTAGCAGATGATGACGCAGGTGGCGGGGACGGTGTAGAGGATGGAGTAGATGCCGATCTTCACCATGAGCTTCTCCAGCTTCTCCGTGTTGGTGCCCTCCGTCTTCATCACCCTGCGGATGTGGAAGAGGGCCACGAAGCCCGTCAGGATGAAGGAGGTGCCGATGACCAGGTAGCAGGACAGAGGGATCAGGACGAAGCCTGTGAGCGCGCCCAGGTCCATGCTGCCCACGTAGCACAGGCCCGTCAGCTCGTCGCCCGCCACCTTCCTCATGGTGAGGATGACGATGGTCTTCAGCGCGGGGACGCCCCAGGCGGCCATGTGGAAGTAGTTGCTGTGGGCCTCGATGGCCTCGTGGCCCCACTTCTTCCCGGCCGCCAGGAaccaggtgagggtgaggaccACCCACCAGATGGACGAGGCCATGCCAAAGTAgtagaggatgaggaagacgaTGGTGCAGCCCGTGGACTCCAGGCCCTCCTGGATGATGTACAGCTCGCCGTTCTCCCGGTCACAGGCGATGTTCTCGGCGCCGGCCACGGAGCGGATGATGAAAGCCACCGAGTAGACGTTGTAGCAcatggagaggaagatgatgggCCTCTCGGGGTACTGGAAGCGGTGGGGGTccaggaggaaggtgaggacgGTGAAGGCGGTGGAGACGAAGCACAGGGTGGACCAGAACGTCATCCAGATGAAGGCGAAGTCCTTGTCTCCTCTGGACCAGAACACGTCCACGGCCGAGGAGCAGCGCGGGGCGCAGGACTGGCTCTTCTCCACGTACTGGAACTTCTCCGGGTTCTGACAGGACCCCAGGCTGCCCGTGGATCGCCCGTTCCCGCCCGGCTGTCTGGGGCGAGGGGCCACAGGAAGCATGCCCTCTCCTTTCTTCGTCTCCGTTTTAGTGTCATTCTCGGGCGCTTCCATGCACAGGGCATTGGGGTCGTTCCTCGTGGGGAGTTTGGAACAGTCCAGGGAGTCTGGCCAGGCGTAGTTAAACTTCTCCATGATGGGGGAGCACTTCTGTCTGGCCTGTTCACACATGGGTCTGCAGGCAGGGATGGAGGTAGACACCTTGTCAGTGCACATGGGGGCgtagagggagcagaggaagaAGCGGAGGTGCACATCGCACCCATACTCCACCAGCGGGGCAAACTCATTCAGTTTGATTTCAGCCTCCTTTTGGTTATCATGGTCCATAAAATTGGGCATCCGTGTCAAGTTGTAGCCAATGCCCTGGCACATGGGAATGACGATGGGTTCACATTTTGCTGGTCTGCCGCGTTCCAGCTCATAGGCTCCAATATCCATGCTGGATGCAGTGATCGCCAGTTGGCACCACAGAAAAATAATTATCTTCAACGAAGAGCCATCCATACTCATGTTCTCTCAAATGTTTTGTAgaagtgaagaaaaaaaatgttttgtgagagaataaaataaattaatGCTGGTATCCAACACGCTACTTTGACATCACACTTCACACGTTTCTTGGTCCGTTGCGCATCCAAAAGCATTCAGGACGAGAACTTTGCGAGGTGCCGAACATCAACAAAAACAGATACCCTTGGTCCCACAAGTATTTGCTGTGAAAATTCATTGAACTAGTTAAGAGGAAAATGATAAGCGTTATCTCACTTTTTGCTTACGGAAAGATATTAGTGGAATTCAAATATATATTGCAGGCGAATAGACGCATTCGGTGTATTGCCTTCACCTCTGCGGGTACCATCTCCATCCAATGCTTGTAAATGTAGGTCTGAactttctcttcccttctcaGTGGCTGCATCGCAAGGGGAGGCACTTTGTGACGCGCTAACGTCGACTCGCTCCTCCCACCTCTTACTGGagacattttttatttatataattGAACGGCCAAATATCAGAAAATTAGTAGAATAATCACACATCGCGTCATTAAAGTCGGTCTACACGTCCTTCAATCATTGCATGTTTTTAATAATTTTGTATTTCTGCTTGTTTGCATTGTTGCTCATCAGTCTCTTGTCTTAATTTATGTGAACTTCGTTTGGCTGTTCAACTGTGTATGTGCTCAGTAAACCCTTCACGTCCTTGTCTACATTCTATCAACTAACATATTCAGCACATTAATAATGCTTATGGAAAAGATTAAGCCCTAATACATTTGCCTCCAACTTTCTTCAGTGAATGGGCCTATGTGTGCTTGCTTAGTAAAGCGTGTCTGCAAAGTCACTGCCCTGGTGGGTGATTCCAGACTCACTAATTAGTGAATCATTAATTAAAATAGGCCGTGAAACTAtgatatgaaaataaataatacctgTGACATGACAAAAGTGTAGTCTATATTACCATCTAGTGGCTCAATGAGGTAACCTGCAGTACAGTTGCCCATCTCTCTTATAGATTTATTAGTCATTTACAGGCAGTGCATTTGGTAAAACGCCTATTAAAGTAGATTCTGAGCGTTTGAAAGTAGAGAATGTCTTAAGCCTAATATACTCCTTACTC
The genomic region above belongs to Osmerus eperlanus chromosome 11, fOsmEpe2.1, whole genome shotgun sequence and contains:
- the fzd9b gene encoding frizzled-9b, with translation MSMDGSSLKIIIFLWCQLAITASSMDIGAYELERGRPAKCEPIVIPMCQGIGYNLTRMPNFMDHDNQKEAEIKLNEFAPLVEYGCDVHLRFFLCSLYAPMCTDKVSTSIPACRPMCEQARQKCSPIMEKFNYAWPDSLDCSKLPTRNDPNALCMEAPENDTKTETKKGEGMLPVAPRPRQPGGNGRSTGSLGSCQNPEKFQYVEKSQSCAPRCSSAVDVFWSRGDKDFAFIWMTFWSTLCFVSTAFTVLTFLLDPHRFQYPERPIIFLSMCYNVYSVAFIIRSVAGAENIACDRENGELYIIQEGLESTGCTIVFLILYYFGMASSIWWVVLTLTWFLAAGKKWGHEAIEAHSNYFHMAAWGVPALKTIVILTMRKVAGDELTGLCYVGSMDLGALTGFVLIPLSCYLVIGTSFILTGFVALFHIRRVMKTEGTNTEKLEKLMVKIGIYSILYTVPATCVIICYFYEGLNMDYWKFRGLESKCLSFPGRKNEDCSLEESVPTVAVFMLKIFMSLVVGITSVVWVWSSKTLQTWQGLCSRKLADRTNRKPCSSVSCSSTHCYYKAPVVLHMAKADPYSDSPTHV